Within Schumannella luteola, the genomic segment GTCGACGATGATCTTGCGGCCGGTGAGGCCGGCGTCGCCCTGCGGGCCGCCGATCTCGAACTTGCCGGTGGGGTTCACGAGCACCTTGTGGGCGGTGGAGTCGAGGTCGACCTCGGCGAGCACCGGGTCGATGACGATCTCGCGCACGGCGGCGCGCAGGTCGTCGAGCGCGATCGACGGGGCGTGCTGGGTCGAGAGCACGACCGTGTCGATCGTGCGCGGCACGGTGCCCTCGTAGCCGACCGTGACCTGGGTCTTGCCGTCGGGGCGCAGCCAGTCGACGACGCCGTCGTGGCGAACGCGGGCGAGGCGCTCGCTGAGGCGGTGCGCCAGCCAGATCGGCAGCGGCATGAGGCTCGGCGTCTCGGTGGTGGCGAAGCCGAACATGATGCCCTGGTCGCCGGCGCCCTGGCGGTCGAGCTCGTCGATGCTCGACTGCTCGCGCGCCTCGTAGGCGGAGTCGACGCCCTGGGCGATGTCGGGCGACTGCCCGCCGATCGAGACGGTGACGCCGCAGGAGCGGCCGTCGAACCAGACGTCCGACGAGGTGTAGCCGATGTCGGTGATGCGCTTGCGCACGATGCCGGGGATGTCGACGTAGCCGGTCGTCGAGACCTCGCCGGCGACGTGCACCAGGCCGGTCGTGACGAGCGTCTCGACGGCGACGCGGGCGCCGGGGTCGACCTCGAGCAGGGCGTCGAGGATCGAGTCGCTGATCTGGTCGCAGATCTTGTCGGGGTGGCCCTCGGTGACCGATTCCGAGGTGAACAGGCGCAGGGGGGTGCTCATGGGCGCTCCGGGGATCGTGGGGGTGGCGTCGCGATCAGGCGCTCGTCTGCGCGGGGCAGCGCGAGCGCGGGATGCGACGTCACCGCTCAGGTGGTGCGGGCCGCGTCGGCGGCGGTCTCGGTGACGAGATCGAGGATACGGTCGGCGACCGACGCTTTACTCCCCGTTGCTTCGGCGCGGATCTCTCCGGCCGCGTCGATGACGATGATCTCGTTCGTCTCGGCCTGGAATCCCTCGTGCCAGCCGACGCGGTTGAGCACGAGCAGGTCGACGCCCTTGCGGGCCGCCTTGGCGCGGCCGAGGGCGAGCTGCGCGTCGCGGTCGGGCTCGGTCTCGGCGGCGAAGCCGACGATCGTCTGACCCGGGCGCCGCACGCCGGTGAGCTCACGCAGGATGTCGGGGTTGCGCACGAGCCGCAGGGCGAGCTCGTCGCCCTGGTCGTCCTTCTTGATCTTCGCGGTGGCGATCTCGACGGGACGGTAGTCGGCGACGGCGGCGGCCATGATCACGACATCCGCCTCGTCGGTCGCGGCGAGGGCGGCCTCGCGCAGCTCGGCGGCGGTGCTGACGGCGACGACGCGCACGCCCGTCGGGGCGGCGATGTCGAGGTTCGCGGCGAGCAGGGTCACCTCGGCGCCGCGGGCGGCGGCGGCGAGGGCGAGCGCGACGCCCTGCCGGCCCGAGGAGCGGTTGCCGACGAAGCGCACGGGGTCGATCGGCTCGCGGGTGCCACCGGCGGTGACGAGCACGCGGCGCCCGGCGAGGTCCTGCGGGATCGCGGATGCTGCCGAGCCCGCGGTGGCACCGGCGGCGGCGGGCGAGGCGGACTTCCCCGGCAGCACGGCGAGCACCGCGTCGACGATCTCCTCCGGCTCGCTGAGCCGGCCCGGTCCGCTGTCGGCGCCGGTGAGCTGCCCGTCGGCGGGGCCGACGAACACCGCGCCGCGCTCGCGCAGCAGCGCCACGTTCGCGACGGTCGCCGGGTTCTGCCACATCTCGGTGTGCATCGCCGGAGCGATCACGAGCGGCGCGCGGGAGGCGAGCACGGTCGTGCCGAGCAGGTCGTCGGAGAGACCGGCAGCGAGCTTCGCGAGCGAGGCGGCGGTCGCCGGGGCGATCACGATCGCGTCGGCGCGCTGGCCGAGGGCGACGTGGCGCACCTCGCTGACGTCGTCGAAGACCGACGTCGTCACCGGGTTGCGGCTGATGGCCTCCCACGTGGGGAGGCCGACGAAGCGCAGCGCGGCATCCGTCGGCACGACGTGCACGTCATGACCGGCGAGCACGAGAGCGCGCACGACGGCGACGGCCTTGTAGGCCGCGATGCCGCCGGTCACGCCGACGACGATGTTCACGCTGGCTCCGCGGTCGAGGGCGTCGTCAGACGCTTACTCGGCCTCGGCGTTCGGGTCGGCGGCGAGCACCAGCTTGTCTTCGTTGATCTCGCGCATGGCGACCGAGAGCGGCTTGTCGTCGATCGTCGAGTCGACGAGCGGGCCGACGTTGTCGAAGAGCGAGCCCTCGTGCAGGTCGGCGTAGTAGTCGTTGATCTGGCGCGCGCGCTTCGAGGCGAAGATGACGAGCTGGTACTTCGACTCCACCTTCGAGAGCAGCTCGTCGATCGGCGGGTCGATGATGCCGGAGTTCTTGTCGGCCATGGTGCGCTCCTGACGGTTCGGAGGAAAAGACTCTCGATTCTAGCTGACGCCGGGCCCGCTCAGCTCGCGGCGCGCATCTGATCGAGCAGCCGGAACGCGGCGACCTCGTCGTCCGGCCCGCCGGTGTCGCCGAAGCGCACCCCCTGCGGGGCCCCGAGCAGCTCGACGAGGAAGATGAGCTCGAGCGCCTGCTCGGGGCGCAGCGCCGGGTCGAGCTGCGCCACGACGGCGCCCCACTGCTGCCCCATCGCGGTCGTGCACGGCAGCACCACGCTGTCGTAGCGCGGGTCGACACTGGCGCGCACCGCCGGACCGTTGCGGAACAGCAGCACGAGCTCGCCATCCCCCGACAGTCCTCCGACACCGGGATCCGGCAGCAGCGGTGAGTTCTTCGCCCGGCTGCGCAGTGCCCGCACGTTGGTGCGCACGACGAGCGCCAGATCGGCCCAGCGGATGAGCGGCACGGTGGGAAGGTGGATGCCGGCCATCGACACGCCGATGAACGAGGCGGGCCCGTCACCGAAGTACGGGCGCTGCGCCTCGGCCTCGGAGCGCATCCGCTCCTGCTTGGCGCGGGCCTCGCTCGCGCCCGCGAACAGCAGCGCCGGGCTCTGGTGGGCGATCGCCATGTACGTCCAGTACGAGCCGGTCGGGTCGATGGCCCGGGGCGCGACGGCCGCCAGCGAGTACTCGAAGCCGTATCGCCCGCCGCCGCGGAACCACGACCACCACTGCCCGCGATCGGCGCTGAACGCGGGTGTCGGGGTCGGAGAGGCGGGGTACCGGGAGATGACCGCGGTGGCATCGGCCCACAGGGGCACGGTGCCGGCGACCGGCTGACGGGTGGGATGCACCGGGTAGGCCTGCTGCGCCGGATCGAACGGCGGCGGGCCAGCTCGGAACCCCGGCTGCTCTGCGTAGCCGTAGCCGATTCCGTCGGTCACGGCGCCTCCGTTCGATCAGCGGGATTCGAGAGGGATCCTCGACCTCGAGACTAGACCGCGCCGACGTCGAGCTGCGCCACGACCTCGGCGGCCGCACGGCCGACCTCGTCGTTGACGACCTCGACGTCGAACTCGCCGACCGCCGCGAGCTCGACCTTGGCGGTCTCGAGCCGACGTGCCTGCTCCTCCGAGCTCTCGGTGCCGCGGCCGATGAGGCGCCGCACGAGCTCCTCCCAGGTGGGCGGAGAGAGGAAGACCAGCAGCGCCTCGGGCATCGAGCGCTTCACGGCGCGGGCGCCCTGCAGGTCGATCTCGAGCAGCACGCTGCGTCCCGTAGCGAGGGCGGCGTCGATCGGTCCGCGCGGGGTGCCGTAGCGCGAGGCGTTGTGCACCGTCGCCCACTCGAGGAACTCGTCCTCGCCGATCATCCGGTCGAAGTCGGCGTCGCTGACGAAGTAGTAGTGCTCGCCCTCGACCTCGCCGGGGCGCGGGGCGCGGGTCGTCGCCGAGACGCTGAGCAGCACATCCGGGTACTGCTCGCGGATGTGGCGCGACACGGTGCCCTTGCCGACCGCGGTCGGTCCGGCGAGCACGACGAGACGGCCGGTGCGCTGGGCGAGCCCGCGCTCCTGCAGCCAGGTGCGCAGCTTGGTGCGCTGGCGCACACCGAGTCCGCCGACGCGCTTCGACGCGGCGATGCCGAGCTCGGCCATCGCACGGTCGGCGCGCAGCGGACCGACGCTCGGGATGCTGGTGAGCAGCTCGCGCACGCGCAGGCTCGCCTCGGGGATGCGCGCGTCGTCGCTCGCCCAGGCGGTCTCGGCGACGGCGAGCGGGCTGCGTCGGCGCTCGGCGACATCGCGCTTCACGACGGCGCGCGCACGGCGCGCCGCGACGGCGGCGCGGGCGGCGGCCACGCGGTCGACGTCGGGCGGATTGGTCGAGCTGCCGCGCGGTGCGGCGCCCTCGGTCTCGCTCATCGGCCCAGCTCCCGGGTCGCGGCGTCGAGACGCTCGCCGAGCTCGGCGAGCGGACCGGCCAGCAGCTCGCGCGACGAGGAGGCGAGCACCTGCGGGGCGGCGGCGCCGAAGATCGAGCGCACGTCGCCGAGCCGGGCGCCCTGCGCGCCGAAGCCGGGGGCGAGGACGGGCACCCCGGCCAGGTCGGCGGGCGCGATGCCGTAGTCGAGCAGTCGGACGGTGGCGCCGATGACGACGCCGACGTCGCCGAGCGAGCCGCGCTCCACTGCGCCCCGCGCCAGGGCGGCAGCCTCGGCGACGTTCGCGGCGGCGACCGTGCGGCCGCGGTGCTGACCCGCGCGGACCGTGGCGGTCTGCGCATCCCGCGCCTCGGGGTTGCTGGTCGCGGCGAGCACGAACACGCCCGCTCCCGCCTCCCCCGCCCGCCCGATCGCGCCGGCGAGCGAGCCGAAGCCGAGGTACGGGCTCAGGGTGACCGCGTCCGACGCGAAGGGCGCGTCGGCATCCACCCAGGCGGCCGAGTAGCCGTCCATGGTCGAGCCGATGTCGCCGCGCTTCGTGTCGGCGATCACGATCAGCTCGGCCGCCCGCGCCGCGGCGAGCACCTCGGCGAGAGCCGTGAGCCCCGCCGCGCCGTGCCGCTCGAAGAGCGCCACCTGCGGCTTGACGATGCCGACCCGGCCGGCGGCGCCCTCGACGGCGCGCAGACCGAAGTCGCGCACGCCGTCGGCGTCGTCCGCCAGGTCCCAGCCGGCGAGCAGGGCCGGATGCGGGTCGATGCCGAAGCACAGCCCGGTGCGCGCCGCGATCGCCGCGGCGAGCCGGTCGCCGAAGCGACCCCGCTCAGCGAGAGCCTCAGGCACCGGCGGCGACCTCCGCTCCGCGGGCGCGGTCGAGCGCGTAGTCCTGCAGGCTGCGCACCTCGATCGGCAGGTGGGCCTCGTCGAAGGTCGCCACCGCGGCGGCGAGCTGGGCGATCGAGGTGAAGAGCGGCTTGTCGTTCGCGACCGAGGCGGTGCGGATCTCGTAGCCGTCGGCGCGCGCGCTGCGGCCGCTCGGGGTGTTGATGATCAGGTCGACCTTGCCGGCGTTGATCAGCTCGACCACCGAGGGCTCGCCCTCGACGATCTCCTGACCCTGGAACCACTTGCGCACGGTCGTCGCGGGGATGCCGTTGCGCGCCAGCACCTCGGCGGTGCCGTCGGTCGCGAGGATCTCGAAGCCGAGCTGGTGCAGGCGCAGGATCGGCAGCACGACGGCGCGCTTGTCGCGGTCGGCCACCGAGACGAACACGGTGCCCTGCTCGGGCAGGCCGCCGTAGGAGGCGTCCTGGCTCTTCGCGAAGGCGCGCGGGAAGTCGCGGTCGATGCCCATGACCTCGCCGGTGGAGCGCATCTCCGGCCCCAGCACCGAATCGACGACGTGGCCCTCGACCGTGCGGAAGCGCTTGAACGGCAGCACGGCCTCCTTGACGGCGACCGGCGCATCCAGCGGCACCTGCGAGCCGTCGTGCGCGGGCAGCAGACCCGAGTCGACCAGCTGGCCGATCGTGCGGCCGACCATGATCAGCGACGCGGCCTTGGCGAGCGGGATGCCGAGCGCCTTCGAGACGAAGGGCACCGTGCGCGAGGCCCGCGGGTTGGCCTCGAGCACGTAGAGCACCCCGGCGCCGATCGCGAACTGCACGTTGAGCAGACCGCGCACGCCGATGCCCTCGGCGATCTTGCGCGTCGCCTCGATGACGCGCTGCTGCACGTCGCGGCCGAGCGTGACCGGGGGCAGGGTGCAGGCCGAGTCGCCGGAGTGCACGCCGGCCTCCTCGAGGTGCTCCATGATGCCGCCGATGTAGAGGCTCTCGCCGTCGAACAGCGCGTCGACGTCGATCTCGATCGCGTCGTCGAGGAAGCGGTCGACGAGCAGCGGCGAGCCGGGGCCGATGATGGCCTGGTCGCGCACGCGGTCGAAGTAGTCCTCGAGGTCGGGCGTCGAGTAGACGATCTCCATGCCGCGGCCGCCGAGCACGAAGCTGGGGCGCACGAGCACCGGGTAGCCGATCTCCTCGGCGACGCGCACGGCGCTCGGGGCGTCGGTCGCGGTGCCGTTGCGCGGCGCGAGCAGCCCGGCCTCGTCGAGGATGCGCGAGAACTCGCCGCGCTCCTCGGCCAGGTCGATCGCGGCGGGCGTGGTGCCGAGGATCGGCACGCCGGCCGCCTCGAGGCCCTTCGCGAGGCCGAGCGCGGTCTGGCCGCCGAGCTGCACGACGACGCCGACGAGCTCGCCCGACAGCGACTCCGCGTGGATGACCTCCAGCACGTCCTCGAGGGTGAGCGGCTCGAAGTAGAGCCGGTCGCTGGTGTCGTAGTCGGTCGACACCGTCTCGGGGTTGCAGTTGATCATGATCGTCTCGAAGCCGGCGTCGCTGAGCGCGAAGCTCGCGTGCACGCAGCTGTAGTCGAACTCGACGCCCTGGCCGATGCGGTTCGGGCCCGAGCCGAGGATGACGACCTTGCGGCGGTCGCTCGGCGCGATCTCGGTCTCGAGGTCGTAGCTCGAGTAGTGGTACGGCGTCAGGGCCGGGAACTCGCCGGCGCAGGTGTCGACCGTCTTGTAGACGGGGCGCACGCCGAGCTGCCAGCGCAGGTTGCGCACCTCCTGCTCGGTGAGACCGCGCAGCTCGGCGATCTGGGCATCGCTGAAGCCGTGGTCCTTGGCGAGCACGAACAGGTCGGCGTCGAGCTTGCCGAGGCCCGCGATGCGGTCGGCGACCTCGTTGATGAGAACGATCTGGTCGAGGAACCACGGGTCGATCGCGGTGGCGTCGAACACCTCCTCGATCGTCGCGCCGGCACGGAAGGCCTGCTGCACCGTGACGATGCGGCCGTCGGTCGGGGTCTTCGCCTTCTCGAGCAGCGCCGACTTCGAGCCGGGCTCGCCCTGCCAGTGGAAGCTCGATCCGCGCTTCTCGAGCGAGCGGAGCGCCTTCTGCAGCGCGGTCGAGTAGTTGCGACCGATGGCCATCGCCTCGCCGACGCTCTTCATCGTCGTGGTGAGCGTCGCATCCGCCGAGGGGAACTTCTCGAAGGCGAAGCGCGGCACCTTGACGACGATGTAGTCGAGCGTGGGCTCGAAGCTCGCCGGCGTGACCTGGGTGATGTCGTTCGGGATCTCGTCGAGGCGGTAGCCGAGAGCGAGCTTCGCGGCGATCTTCGCGATCGGGAAGCCGGTGGCCTTCGACGCGAGCGCGCTCGAGCGCGAGACGCGCGGGTTCATCTCGATCACGATGATGCGGCCGTTGGTCGGGTCGATCGCGAACTGGATGTTGCAGCCGCCGGTGTCGACGCCCACCCGGCGGATGATGTCGATGCCGATGTCGCGCAGCTTCTGGTACTCGCGGTCGGTCAGCGTGAGCGCCGGCGCGACGGTGATCGAGTCGCCCGTGTGCACGCCGACCGGGTCGACGTTCTCGATCGAGCAGACCACGACGGTGTTGTCGTGCGTGTCGCGCATGAGCTCGAGCTCGTACTCCTTCCAGCCGAGGATCGACTCCTCGAGGAGCACCTCGGTGGTCGGCGACTGGTGCAGGCCGTCGGTGACCATGCGGATGAGCTCGGGCTCGTCGTAGGCGAAGCCGGAGCCGAGGCCGCCCATCGTGAAGGAGGGGCGCACGACCAGCGGGTAGCCGAGGTCGGCGGCGCCGGCGATGGCCTCGTCGACCGTGTGCACGATGTGGCTGCGGGCCACGTCGGCGCCCGACTCGAGAACGAGCTCCTTGAAGAGCTGGCGGTCCTCGCCGCGCTGGATCGCATTCACCTTGGCGCCGATGAGCTCGACGCCGTGCTTGGCGAGGATGCCCTCCGCGTCGAGCGCGATGGCCGCATTGAGGGCGGTCTGCCCGCCGAGCGTCGGGAGAACCGCGTCGGGCTTCTCCTTGACGATGATCGCCTCGAGCGCCTCGGTCGTGATCGGCTCGATGTAGGTCGCGTCGGCGAAGTCGGGGTCGGTCATGATCGTCGCCGGATTCGGGTTGACGAGGATGACGCGCACCCCCTCGGCGCGCAGCACGCGGCACGCCTGGGTGCCGGAGTAGTCGAACTCGGCGGCCTGGCCGATGACGATCGGGCCGGACCCGATGACGAGGACGCTGTTGATGTCGTCGCGCTTGGGCATTACTGCTGGGCTCCCTGGCTGGCCTGGTGGGCGAGCACGAGCTCGCGGAAACGATCGAAGAGGTAGTCGGAGTCGTGCGGGCCCGCCGCCGCCTCCGGGTGGTACTGCACCGAGAACGCGGGGATGTCGAGCGCGCGGAGGCCCTCGACGACCTGGTCGTTGAGGCCGACGTGGCTGACCTCGACGCGGCCGAAGCCGGCCGGGCTGTCGTGCACGCCCTCGACCGGCGCATCCACCGCGAAGCCGTGGTTCTGCGCCGTGATCTCGACCCGGCCGGTGGCCTTGTCGAGCACGGGCTGGTTGATGCCGCGGTGGCCGAAGGGCAGCTTGTAGGTGCCGAAGCCGAGCGCGCGGCCGAGCAGCTGGTTGCCGAAGCAGATGCCGAAGAACGGCAGCCCCTCGCGCAGCACGCCCTGCAGCAGCTCGACGTGGGCGCCCGAGGCCTCCGGGTCTCCGGGGCCGTTCGAGTAGAAGACCGCGACCGGCTCGATCGCGAGCACCTCGGCGAGCGTCGACGACTGCGGCATGACGTGCACGTCGAAGCCGCGCTCGGAGAGGCGGTTGACCGTGGCCTGCTTGACACCGAGGTCGAGCACGGCGAGGGCGCCGAGGCTCGTCTCCCCCTCGGCGACGACGGCCGGGGTGACCTGGGTCTCGCTGACCGAGACCTCGCCGGAGAGGTTGAGGCCGCGCATGTCGCGGCCGGCGCGCACGGCGGCGAGCTGCTCCTCGGGGTCGAGCTTCGCGTCCTCCCCCGAGAACACGCCGGCGCGCAGGGCGCCGACCTCGCGGATGCGGCGGGTCAGCGCGCGGGTGTCGATGCCCGAGATGCCGACGATGCCGTCCTTGACGAGGTCGTCGTCGAGGCTGCGCGTGGCGCGGAAGTTCGAGACCACGCGACTGGGGTCGCGCACGACGTAGCCGGCGACCCAGATGCGTCGCGACTCGGGGTCTTCGTCGTTGACGCCGGTGTTGCCGATGTGCGGCGCGGTCTGCACCACGATCTGGCCGGCGTAGCTGGGGTCGGTCAGCGTCTCCTGGTAGCCGGTCATGCCGGTCGTGAAGACGGCCTCGCCCAGGGTGCGGCCTCGGGCGCCGTAGGCGCGGCCGGTGTAGCGGGTGCCGTCTTCGAGGACGAGGACGGCGGGGTCGGCGGAGGTCATGCGGACTCCTTCGGGGCGGGGGCGGACACGGCGTCGGCGGGCTGCGCCGCGGTCGCCGTGTCGGCGGGGGTCGGAGCGTCGGCGAGGGCCGGCGCGATTTCATGCAGCGCGGCGAGCAGAGCGGCGGGCTCCTCGCTGCGCAGGTAGGTGTCGACGTCGTCGCCGGCGAGCGTCCAGCCGAGCAGCACGAGGCCGTCGCGCTCGACGACGCGGTCGATCGTCCAGGTGGCGCGGCCGGCGCCGCGCAGCGCCTCGGCGGCGATCCAGCGGGCCGGCGATCCGGCGAGCTCGAGCAGCACGCCGCGCGCGTGGACCGTCACCGTGCCGCGGGCGCGGAAGCCGAGGCCGGCGACGTGGATGCGGTCGTAAGGGTCGCCGGCGCGGGTCGTCGCGACGTAGAGCAGGTCGTCGCTCAGCAGCTCGGCGCCGAGGTCGGCGGGAACCGCCTCCACGCTGTCGAGGCCGGCCTGACCGCGGGCACGACGGCGCCAGGCGAGGATGCCGAGCACGATCACGACGACGAAGCCGACGAGCACGATCGCCCAGATGAGCTCGCGGGTCACGCGGGCGCCACCTCCTCGGCCGGCAGCAGCGCGCCGTCGAGCACGGTCGGGCGGCCGTCGTGCACGACGGCGACCACGCGGCCCGGCAGCGAGCGGCCCAGGAACGGGGAGTTGACGCTCTTGCCGTGCAGACGGGCGAGGTCGAAGTCGCCGCGCGCGGCCGCATCCACCAGCGTGATGTTCGCCGGACTGCCGACCG encodes:
- the metK gene encoding methionine adenosyltransferase translates to MSTPLRLFTSESVTEGHPDKICDQISDSILDALLEVDPGARVAVETLVTTGLVHVAGEVSTTGYVDIPGIVRKRITDIGYTSSDVWFDGRSCGVTVSIGGQSPDIAQGVDSAYEAREQSSIDELDRQGAGDQGIMFGFATTETPSLMPLPIWLAHRLSERLARVRHDGVVDWLRPDGKTQVTVGYEGTVPRTIDTVVLSTQHAPSIALDDLRAAVREIVIDPVLAEVDLDSTAHKVLVNPTGKFEIGGPQGDAGLTGRKIIVDTYGGAARHGGGAFSGKDPSKVDRSAAYAMRWVAKNAVAAGLADRLEVQVAYAIGAAAPVGLYVETFGTAHLPEERIASAIREVFDLRPAAIIRDLDLLRPIYAQTATYGHFGRELPDFTWERLDRVDALRESAGL
- the coaBC gene encoding bifunctional phosphopantothenoylcysteine decarboxylase/phosphopantothenate--cysteine ligase CoaBC; the encoded protein is MNIVVGVTGGIAAYKAVAVVRALVLAGHDVHVVPTDAALRFVGLPTWEAISRNPVTTSVFDDVSEVRHVALGQRADAIVIAPATAASLAKLAAGLSDDLLGTTVLASRAPLVIAPAMHTEMWQNPATVANVALLRERGAVFVGPADGQLTGADSGPGRLSEPEEIVDAVLAVLPGKSASPAAAGATAGSAASAIPQDLAGRRVLVTAGGTREPIDPVRFVGNRSSGRQGVALALAAAARGAEVTLLAANLDIAAPTGVRVVAVSTAAELREAALAATDEADVVIMAAAVADYRPVEIATAKIKKDDQGDELALRLVRNPDILRELTGVRRPGQTIVGFAAETEPDRDAQLALGRAKAARKGVDLLVLNRVGWHEGFQAETNEIIVIDAAGEIRAEATGSKASVADRILDLVTETAADAARTT
- the rpoZ gene encoding DNA-directed RNA polymerase subunit omega, producing MADKNSGIIDPPIDELLSKVESKYQLVIFASKRARQINDYYADLHEGSLFDNVGPLVDSTIDDKPLSVAMREINEDKLVLAADPNAEAE
- the gmk gene encoding guanylate kinase, with amino-acid sequence MSETEGAAPRGSSTNPPDVDRVAAARAAVAARRARAVVKRDVAERRRSPLAVAETAWASDDARIPEASLRVRELLTSIPSVGPLRADRAMAELGIAASKRVGGLGVRQRTKLRTWLQERGLAQRTGRLVVLAGPTAVGKGTVSRHIREQYPDVLLSVSATTRAPRPGEVEGEHYYFVSDADFDRMIGEDEFLEWATVHNASRYGTPRGPIDAALATGRSVLLEIDLQGARAVKRSMPEALLVFLSPPTWEELVRRLIGRGTESSEEQARRLETAKVELAAVGEFDVEVVNDEVGRAAAEVVAQLDVGAV
- the pyrF gene encoding orotidine-5'-phosphate decarboxylase produces the protein MPEALAERGRFGDRLAAAIAARTGLCFGIDPHPALLAGWDLADDADGVRDFGLRAVEGAAGRVGIVKPQVALFERHGAAGLTALAEVLAAARAAELIVIADTKRGDIGSTMDGYSAAWVDADAPFASDAVTLSPYLGFGSLAGAIGRAGEAGAGVFVLAATSNPEARDAQTATVRAGQHRGRTVAAANVAEAAALARGAVERGSLGDVGVVIGATVRLLDYGIAPADLAGVPVLAPGFGAQGARLGDVRSIFGAAAPQVLASSSRELLAGPLAELGERLDAATRELGR
- the carB gene encoding carbamoyl-phosphate synthase large subunit; translated protein: MPKRDDINSVLVIGSGPIVIGQAAEFDYSGTQACRVLRAEGVRVILVNPNPATIMTDPDFADATYIEPITTEALEAIIVKEKPDAVLPTLGGQTALNAAIALDAEGILAKHGVELIGAKVNAIQRGEDRQLFKELVLESGADVARSHIVHTVDEAIAGAADLGYPLVVRPSFTMGGLGSGFAYDEPELIRMVTDGLHQSPTTEVLLEESILGWKEYELELMRDTHDNTVVVCSIENVDPVGVHTGDSITVAPALTLTDREYQKLRDIGIDIIRRVGVDTGGCNIQFAIDPTNGRIIVIEMNPRVSRSSALASKATGFPIAKIAAKLALGYRLDEIPNDITQVTPASFEPTLDYIVVKVPRFAFEKFPSADATLTTTMKSVGEAMAIGRNYSTALQKALRSLEKRGSSFHWQGEPGSKSALLEKAKTPTDGRIVTVQQAFRAGATIEEVFDATAIDPWFLDQIVLINEVADRIAGLGKLDADLFVLAKDHGFSDAQIAELRGLTEQEVRNLRWQLGVRPVYKTVDTCAGEFPALTPYHYSSYDLETEIAPSDRRKVVILGSGPNRIGQGVEFDYSCVHASFALSDAGFETIMINCNPETVSTDYDTSDRLYFEPLTLEDVLEVIHAESLSGELVGVVVQLGGQTALGLAKGLEAAGVPILGTTPAAIDLAEERGEFSRILDEAGLLAPRNGTATDAPSAVRVAEEIGYPVLVRPSFVLGGRGMEIVYSTPDLEDYFDRVRDQAIIGPGSPLLVDRFLDDAIEIDVDALFDGESLYIGGIMEHLEEAGVHSGDSACTLPPVTLGRDVQQRVIEATRKIAEGIGVRGLLNVQFAIGAGVLYVLEANPRASRTVPFVSKALGIPLAKAASLIMVGRTIGQLVDSGLLPAHDGSQVPLDAPVAVKEAVLPFKRFRTVEGHVVDSVLGPEMRSTGEVMGIDRDFPRAFAKSQDASYGGLPEQGTVFVSVADRDKRAVVLPILRLHQLGFEILATDGTAEVLARNGIPATTVRKWFQGQEIVEGEPSVVELINAGKVDLIINTPSGRSARADGYEIRTASVANDKPLFTSIAQLAAAVATFDEAHLPIEVRSLQDYALDRARGAEVAAGA
- the carA gene encoding glutamine-hydrolyzing carbamoyl-phosphate synthase small subunit, yielding MTSADPAVLVLEDGTRYTGRAYGARGRTLGEAVFTTGMTGYQETLTDPSYAGQIVVQTAPHIGNTGVNDEDPESRRIWVAGYVVRDPSRVVSNFRATRSLDDDLVKDGIVGISGIDTRALTRRIREVGALRAGVFSGEDAKLDPEEQLAAVRAGRDMRGLNLSGEVSVSETQVTPAVVAEGETSLGALAVLDLGVKQATVNRLSERGFDVHVMPQSSTLAEVLAIEPVAVFYSNGPGDPEASGAHVELLQGVLREGLPFFGICFGNQLLGRALGFGTYKLPFGHRGINQPVLDKATGRVEITAQNHGFAVDAPVEGVHDSPAGFGRVEVSHVGLNDQVVEGLRALDIPAFSVQYHPEAAAGPHDSDYLFDRFRELVLAHQASQGAQQ